In Nocardia yunnanensis, one DNA window encodes the following:
- a CDS encoding PadR family transcriptional regulator, protein MSLRYALLGLLSEGPASGYDLLRTVKHSLATVWPATQSQIYTELTKLADTGLIEVTDEGPRGRKEYTLTPAGLDALRTWLTTTTPKTQVRNEAVLRIFFLGVLPRAEARAYLEGLQARSSQVHEELVELEHQVAWDDTDLSRFGRIALEYGERLTAANREWARWALDQLPPED, encoded by the coding sequence ATGAGTCTCCGGTACGCATTGCTCGGTCTGCTGTCCGAAGGTCCCGCCAGCGGCTACGACCTGCTGCGCACCGTCAAGCACTCGCTGGCCACGGTCTGGCCCGCCACCCAGAGCCAGATCTACACCGAGCTCACCAAACTCGCCGACACCGGACTCATCGAGGTCACCGACGAGGGCCCGCGCGGCCGCAAGGAATACACCCTCACCCCCGCCGGCCTGGACGCCCTGCGCACCTGGCTGACCACCACCACACCCAAGACCCAGGTCCGCAACGAGGCCGTCCTGCGCATCTTCTTCCTCGGCGTCCTGCCCCGCGCCGAGGCCCGCGCCTATCTCGAAGGGCTGCAAGCACGTTCGAGCCAGGTGCACGAGGAACTCGTGGAACTCGAACACCAGGTGGCCTGGGACGACACCGACCTGTCCCGCTTCGGCCGCATCGCCCTCGAATACGGCGAACGCCTCACCGCCGCCAACCGCGAATGGGCCCGCTGGGCCCTGGATCAACTCCCGCCCGAGGACTGA
- a CDS encoding carotenoid oxygenase family protein: MTAPHLTGNYAPVSEELTEYELPCTGSIPGELTGWYLRNGPNPHAAASKHWFLGDGMVHGVRLEGGRAVSYRNRWVRTSTFTDGARGIDAQGRRDFTAGVANTHVVRHAGRTLALVESSFPYELTCDLDTVGPHDFDGKLTTAMTAHPKTCPVTGELHFFGYDFREPYLTYHRAGADGTLELSRPIDVPAATMHHDFALTAKHVVFLDLPVLFDLPSAIAGTGMPFKWSDDYRARLGVLRRDDPHGAVRWFDIEPCYIFHTLNAHDEPDRIVLYAFRYRSMWRADSQSFDEPATLWRWTLDLATGGVREEQIDDRAAEFPRIDDRLAGLDSRFGHATVAGDGHGALLRYDLHTGGRTAHEFADGRIPAEAAFAPADETPGGDGYLMTYVYDPGADRSDLVILDATDLAAAPVATIHLPRRVPYGFHGNWLPDH, from the coding sequence ATGACCGCCCCCCATCTCACCGGCAATTACGCACCCGTGTCCGAGGAGCTCACCGAGTACGAATTGCCTTGCACCGGAAGCATTCCCGGCGAGCTCACCGGTTGGTACCTGCGCAATGGCCCCAATCCGCACGCCGCGGCCTCCAAGCATTGGTTCCTCGGGGACGGCATGGTGCACGGCGTCCGGCTCGAGGGCGGCCGCGCGGTCTCCTACCGCAATCGGTGGGTGCGCACCAGCACCTTCACCGACGGTGCGCGCGGCATCGACGCGCAAGGCCGCCGCGATTTCACCGCCGGCGTCGCCAACACCCATGTCGTCCGCCACGCCGGGCGCACGCTGGCCCTGGTGGAATCCTCGTTCCCGTACGAATTGACCTGCGATCTGGACACCGTGGGCCCGCACGACTTCGACGGCAAGCTCACCACCGCCATGACCGCGCACCCCAAGACCTGCCCGGTCACCGGCGAACTGCACTTCTTCGGCTACGACTTCCGCGAGCCCTACCTCACCTACCATCGCGCCGGCGCCGACGGCACCCTCGAGCTCAGCCGGCCCATCGACGTCCCCGCGGCCACCATGCACCATGATTTCGCGCTCACCGCGAAGCACGTCGTATTCCTGGATCTGCCGGTGCTTTTCGATCTGCCGTCCGCGATCGCGGGCACCGGCATGCCGTTCAAGTGGAGCGACGACTACCGGGCGCGGCTGGGTGTGCTGCGTCGCGACGATCCGCACGGCGCGGTCCGCTGGTTCGACATCGAGCCCTGCTATATCTTCCACACCCTCAACGCCCACGACGAGCCGGATCGGATCGTGCTGTACGCCTTCCGGTATCGCAGCATGTGGCGCGCGGACTCGCAGAGCTTCGACGAGCCCGCGACGCTGTGGCGCTGGACCCTGGATCTCGCCACCGGCGGCGTGCGCGAGGAGCAGATCGACGACCGCGCGGCCGAATTCCCGCGCATCGACGATCGTCTCGCGGGCCTGGATTCCCGCTTCGGCCACGCCACCGTCGCGGGCGACGGGCACGGCGCGCTGCTGCGCTACGACCTGCACACCGGCGGCCGCACCGCCCACGAGTTCGCCGACGGCCGCATTCCCGCCGAAGCCGCCTTCGCGCCGGCTGACGAAACCCCCGGCGGTGACGGCTATCTCATGACCTACGTCTACGACCCCGGCGCCGACCGCAGCGATCTGGTCATCCTGGATGCCACCGATCTCGCGGCCGCCCCCGTCGCCACCATCCACCTGCCTCGCCGCGTCCCCTACGGCTTCCACGGCAACTGGCTGCCCGACCACTGA
- a CDS encoding S1 family peptidase — MGRATVVPLLACCTALLTAVMPISAAAPGDSGAPPADLATAVQRDLHIDMPEYLRRAETAQRLADFEKLARAAYPMVFAGVRMDGARALVSLSAGTGYDAAATAASQAGFEVVRVATSVAALQQRRDKIRRWIDTQPRESAHAFVGDGVDIGRNTVVFYTTGTARVPAELGAVDLIVVDQPQTGPGIDDPEIPVTIAGPGEPYVGGQPFRIAFDATHFAKCSLGFNATDAEGHDLALTAGHCDPNNLVDPAAKTAEPHKIYEYSETDIGAELGYFAASAFGPRDYSILRIDADQGARFRNNLIAGDPDQQPAPATPPGGGSAVSLALAATGRTIALDGVAVPVTGMPACKSGSITGFTCGSVDMVGKTFNEGGLPYNDRTVRVEGFFTVITCSVPGDSGGSVISGTKALGLLSGGTTKDRHCAPGDMITAQPVDTVLSENPGLRIRTS, encoded by the coding sequence TTGGGTCGGGCCACAGTTGTTCCGCTGCTCGCGTGCTGCACCGCCCTGCTCACCGCGGTGATGCCGATTTCGGCTGCCGCACCCGGCGATTCGGGTGCGCCGCCCGCCGATCTGGCGACGGCGGTACAGCGCGATCTGCACATCGATATGCCGGAATACCTGCGACGCGCCGAGACCGCGCAACGCCTGGCCGACTTCGAGAAGCTGGCGCGGGCCGCCTATCCGATGGTGTTCGCCGGGGTGCGCATGGACGGTGCGCGCGCCCTGGTGTCGCTCAGCGCGGGCACGGGATACGACGCCGCCGCGACCGCCGCGAGCCAGGCCGGTTTCGAGGTGGTGCGCGTCGCGACGAGCGTGGCGGCGCTGCAGCAGCGACGCGACAAGATCCGCCGCTGGATCGACACCCAGCCGCGCGAGTCCGCGCACGCGTTCGTCGGCGACGGAGTCGACATCGGCCGCAATACGGTCGTGTTCTACACGACCGGCACCGCGCGGGTGCCCGCCGAACTGGGCGCGGTCGATCTGATCGTGGTGGATCAGCCGCAGACCGGTCCGGGCATCGACGATCCGGAGATTCCGGTGACCATCGCCGGACCCGGCGAACCGTATGTGGGCGGTCAGCCCTTCCGCATCGCCTTCGACGCGACCCACTTCGCCAAATGCTCGCTGGGCTTCAATGCCACCGATGCCGAGGGACACGACCTCGCGCTCACCGCCGGTCACTGCGACCCGAACAATCTGGTCGATCCCGCCGCGAAAACCGCGGAGCCGCACAAGATCTACGAATACAGCGAGACCGACATCGGAGCGGAACTGGGCTACTTCGCCGCCTCCGCGTTCGGGCCGCGCGACTACTCGATCCTGCGCATCGACGCCGATCAGGGCGCGCGCTTCCGCAACAATCTGATCGCCGGCGACCCGGACCAGCAGCCCGCCCCCGCCACGCCGCCCGGCGGTGGATCGGCGGTGTCGCTGGCGCTGGCCGCCACCGGCCGGACCATCGCGCTCGACGGGGTCGCCGTGCCCGTCACCGGCATGCCGGCCTGCAAGTCCGGCTCGATCACCGGATTCACCTGCGGCTCGGTCGATATGGTGGGCAAGACGTTCAACGAGGGCGGCCTGCCCTACAACGACCGCACCGTCCGGGTCGAGGGGTTCTTCACGGTGATCACCTGCAGTGTCCCCGGCGACAGCGGCGGATCGGTGATCAGCGGCACCAAGGCGCTCGGGCTGCTCAGCGGCGGCACCACCAAGGACCGGCACTGCGCTCCCGGCGACATGATCACCGCGCAGCCCGTCGACACCGTCCTCTCCGAGAATCCCGGCCTGCGCATCCGCACCAGTTGA
- a CDS encoding sugar kinase, with translation MTDVLTFGETMLALRGSGPLKLGGSMAVSIAGAESNVAIGLARLGHAVRWAGAVGDDEAGQLVLRTLRAEGVDVTCAAVDPEAPTGLLLFEPRLPDLTRVHYYRDGSAGSRLSPSTIEQAFASTPRLLHLTGITPALGPAARRAAECALRLAREAGVPVCLDVNYRSRLWDPTTAAEVLGAWIPEVDILVASHDELPLVVPLSVGPDPAEQVKALLDKGVREVVVKLGEAGARVHTGSDELHQPARPVRVADPVGAGDAFVAGYLSALLDGLDLPARLDRATTTGAFAVASIGDWEGAPTRAELPLLAAPAGTVIR, from the coding sequence ATGACCGACGTGCTGACCTTCGGTGAGACCATGCTGGCCCTGCGCGGGAGCGGCCCGCTGAAACTCGGTGGCAGCATGGCTGTTTCGATCGCGGGGGCCGAAAGCAATGTGGCCATCGGCTTGGCGCGGCTGGGTCATGCGGTGCGCTGGGCGGGTGCGGTCGGCGACGACGAGGCCGGGCAGCTGGTGCTGCGCACGCTGCGGGCCGAAGGCGTCGACGTCACCTGCGCCGCAGTCGATCCGGAGGCCCCGACGGGGCTGCTGCTGTTCGAGCCGCGGCTGCCGGATCTCACCCGGGTGCACTACTATCGCGACGGCTCCGCCGGATCCCGCCTGTCCCCCAGCACGATCGAGCAGGCGTTCGCGTCCACGCCGCGTCTGCTGCATCTGACCGGGATCACCCCGGCCCTCGGCCCCGCCGCCCGGCGTGCCGCCGAATGCGCGCTGCGGCTCGCGCGGGAGGCGGGCGTGCCGGTGTGCCTGGATGTGAATTACCGCTCCCGCCTATGGGATCCGACGACGGCCGCGGAGGTGTTGGGCGCGTGGATCCCGGAGGTCGATATTCTCGTCGCCTCCCACGATGAGTTGCCGTTGGTGGTTCCGCTGTCCGTCGGACCCGACCCCGCCGAGCAGGTGAAAGCTTTGCTGGACAAGGGTGTTCGCGAGGTGGTGGTCAAGCTGGGCGAGGCGGGCGCCCGCGTGCACACCGGCTCCGACGAGCTGCATCAACCCGCCCGTCCGGTACGCGTGGCCGATCCGGTCGGGGCCGGAGATGCGTTCGTCGCCGGGTACCTCTCCGCGTTGCTCGACGGCCTGGACCTGCCCGCCCGGCTCGATCGCGCCACCACGACAGGCGCGTTCGCCGTCGCGTCGATCGGCGATTGGGAAGGCGCGCCCACCCGCGCCGAACTCCCCCTGCTCGCGGCCCCGGCGGGGACGGTGATCCGCTGA
- a CDS encoding bifunctional 4-hydroxy-2-oxoglutarate aldolase/2-dehydro-3-deoxy-phosphogluconate aldolase gives MNFLEDLRRERLVVIVRGKDADASLRTVTTLVAEGLPLVEVSLSGVGALDVIRAARRELGPDAWLGAGTVLTAEDAQRAVEAGANFVVTPGLGAGVAESVRLGLPVLAGAFTPTEVTAAAALGVTAVKLFPASLGGPDYFRALRGPFPDLPMVPVGGVTAEAATQYLRLGATAVGVGSPVLGDAADGGDLNGLRARAARFQEALG, from the coding sequence ATGAATTTTCTCGAGGACCTGCGCCGCGAACGCCTGGTGGTCATCGTGCGCGGCAAGGACGCCGACGCGTCGTTGCGCACCGTGACCACGCTGGTGGCCGAAGGCCTTCCGCTGGTGGAGGTTTCGCTGAGCGGCGTCGGCGCGCTCGACGTGATCCGCGCGGCCCGCCGCGAACTCGGCCCGGACGCCTGGCTGGGCGCGGGCACGGTGCTCACCGCCGAGGACGCGCAGCGCGCCGTCGAGGCGGGGGCGAACTTCGTGGTGACGCCGGGTCTGGGTGCGGGGGTGGCGGAATCGGTGCGGCTGGGGCTGCCGGTGCTGGCCGGTGCGTTCACGCCCACCGAGGTGACGGCCGCGGCGGCACTCGGGGTGACCGCGGTCAAACTGTTTCCCGCCTCCCTGGGCGGCCCGGACTACTTCCGGGCGCTGCGCGGTCCGTTCCCGGACCTGCCGATGGTCCCGGTCGGCGGTGTCACTGCCGAAGCGGCCACGCAGTATTTGCGCCTGGGCGCCACCGCGGTCGGGGTGGGCTCGCCGGTGCTCGGCGATGCCGCCGACGGCGGGGACCTGAACGGCTTGCGTGCGCGGGCCGCGCGGTTCCAGGAGGCCCTGGGATGA
- the dgoD gene encoding galactonate dehydratase, giving the protein MRITRIETFLAPPRWMFVRVETEDGVVGWGEPVVEGRAEPVRAAVHVLAEYLLGADASRIEDHWQVMTKGGFYRGGPVLSSAVAGLDQALWDIKGKQLGVPVYQLLGGPVRERIRAYAWVGGDEPSAIREAIGAQLDAGFTAVKMNGCGRMSPVATRAEIRGVLERAAAARETLGDERDFGLDFHGRVSPANARRLLPLLAEYAPLFVEEPVLPEHTEVLADLVNASNVPLALGERLFSRREFLGPLRAGVAIVQPDISHAGGISELRRIAALAEIYGAQLAPHCPLGPVALAASLQVGFATPNLLIQEQSIGIHYNRGGEVLDYVADTEPFRFHDGHLLRTDRPGLGVEIDETAVRKADATGHAWRNPVWRHDDGSFAEW; this is encoded by the coding sequence ATGAGAATCACCCGCATCGAGACCTTTCTGGCACCGCCGCGCTGGATGTTCGTCCGGGTGGAGACCGAGGATGGTGTCGTCGGCTGGGGCGAACCGGTGGTGGAGGGCCGCGCCGAACCGGTGCGGGCGGCGGTCCACGTTCTGGCCGAATATCTGCTCGGCGCGGACGCTTCGCGCATCGAGGACCACTGGCAGGTCATGACCAAGGGCGGCTTCTATCGGGGCGGACCGGTGCTGTCGAGTGCGGTCGCGGGGCTCGATCAGGCGTTGTGGGACATCAAGGGCAAACAGCTGGGCGTCCCGGTCTACCAGTTGCTGGGCGGGCCGGTGCGCGAACGGATTCGGGCCTACGCCTGGGTGGGCGGGGACGAGCCCAGCGCGATCCGGGAGGCGATCGGCGCGCAGCTCGACGCCGGATTCACCGCCGTCAAGATGAACGGGTGCGGGCGGATGTCACCGGTCGCGACCCGGGCCGAGATTCGCGGCGTGCTGGAGCGGGCGGCGGCGGCACGCGAAACCCTCGGGGACGAAAGGGATTTCGGGCTCGACTTCCACGGCCGGGTCTCCCCCGCCAACGCACGCCGGCTGCTGCCGCTGCTGGCCGAGTACGCGCCGTTGTTCGTGGAAGAACCGGTGCTGCCCGAGCACACCGAGGTGCTGGCGGATCTGGTCAACGCCTCGAATGTGCCGCTCGCACTGGGTGAACGGCTGTTCTCGCGGCGGGAGTTTCTCGGGCCGTTGCGGGCCGGGGTGGCGATCGTGCAGCCGGATATCTCGCATGCGGGCGGGATCTCGGAGCTGCGGCGCATCGCGGCGCTCGCGGAGATCTACGGGGCGCAGCTCGCGCCGCACTGCCCGCTGGGTCCGGTGGCCTTGGCGGCGAGCCTGCAGGTCGGATTCGCCACCCCGAATCTGCTGATCCAGGAGCAGTCCATCGGCATTCACTACAACCGAGGCGGGGAGGTGCTGGACTATGTGGCCGATACCGAGCCGTTCCGCTTCCACGACGGCCACCTGCTGCGCACCGACCGGCCCGGACTCGGGGTGGAGATCGACGAGACCGCCGTCCGCAAGGCCGACGCCACCGGCCACGCCTGGCGAAATCCGGTGTGGCGTCACGACGACGGGTCGTTCGCCGAATGGTGA
- a CDS encoding FadR/GntR family transcriptional regulator has protein sequence MTIPGATGSASFGSMYAGRGTHREVVEWLAARIFAGTFAESEVIDLGGVMGELQVSQTVVREAVKVLTAKGLVAARQKRGTVVRPRERWNLLDDDVLRWQLGAGVSEGFYGELHALRCAIEPAAAGLAAGHRTGEDLAALEDALAAMADARGAVPALVEADAAFHTALLAASHNRFFARLHQLIIPGLRQRDLHVHAGAFEDPVPLHAAVVAAVRDGNAEGARRAMNILLERAEQDHARATAADPVLPQ, from the coding sequence ATGACGATTCCTGGTGCGACTGGCTCTGCGTCGTTCGGGTCGATGTATGCCGGGCGGGGGACGCATCGCGAGGTTGTGGAGTGGCTGGCGGCGCGGATTTTCGCGGGGACGTTCGCCGAGTCGGAGGTGATCGATCTGGGTGGGGTGATGGGTGAGTTGCAGGTTAGTCAGACTGTCGTGCGGGAGGCGGTCAAGGTGCTGACGGCCAAGGGGTTGGTTGCGGCACGGCAGAAGCGTGGGACTGTGGTGCGGCCTCGGGAGCGGTGGAATCTGCTGGATGATGATGTTTTGCGGTGGCAACTGGGTGCTGGTGTGTCCGAAGGGTTTTACGGGGAATTGCATGCCCTGCGGTGCGCGATCGAACCTGCGGCGGCGGGGCTGGCGGCCGGGCACCGGACCGGGGAGGACCTCGCTGCGCTGGAAGATGCGCTTGCCGCGATGGCGGATGCGCGCGGCGCGGTGCCGGCGCTGGTGGAGGCGGATGCGGCGTTTCACACCGCGCTGCTGGCGGCGTCGCACAATCGGTTCTTCGCCCGGCTGCACCAGTTGATCATTCCCGGTCTGCGGCAACGTGATCTGCATGTGCACGCCGGGGCATTCGAGGATCCGGTGCCGTTGCACGCGGCGGTCGTGGCGGCGGTGCGCGACGGGAACGCCGAGGGCGCCCGGCGCGCGATGAACATCCTGCTGGAGCGGGCGGAGCAGGATCATGCCCGCGCCACTGCCGCCGATCCCGTTCTGCCCCAGTAG
- a CDS encoding nuclear transport factor 2 family protein: MNHTQTLRRHFQAYSDHDLEALLATLADDVIVRFPTSPTAIRGKQRLRPVWARVLDTVIPDVKQDVQRIVIEGDTAATEFTETGTLMIPEGAAASLEPGGRPYLLEMVSFYHFDGQGHIDQIRSYWDTGDFAAQLGIDIAVIRGLQASAHR, encoded by the coding sequence ATGAACCACACCCAAACCCTGCGCCGGCACTTCCAGGCCTACAGCGACCACGACCTGGAAGCCTTGCTCGCGACGCTCGCCGACGATGTGATCGTGCGTTTCCCGACAAGTCCCACAGCGATCCGAGGCAAGCAGCGGTTGCGGCCGGTCTGGGCGCGAGTGCTCGACACCGTCATCCCGGATGTCAAGCAGGACGTGCAGCGCATCGTCATCGAAGGCGACACCGCCGCAACAGAATTCACCGAAACCGGAACCCTGATGATTCCGGAGGGAGCCGCCGCGTCCCTGGAACCCGGCGGGCGGCCATATCTCCTGGAGATGGTCTCGTTCTACCACTTCGACGGCCAGGGCCACATCGACCAGATCCGGTCCTACTGGGACACTGGCGATTTCGCCGCCCAACTCGGCATCGACATCGCCGTCATCCGCGGCCTACAGGCCAGCGCCCACCGCTGA
- a CDS encoding TetR family transcriptional regulator produces MAAEGSETGLRARKRRRTQDTITDCALRLFEEKGYDAVTVEEIADAADVAPRTFYRYFPAKEDVVLGNPDGRAATLAVLSHRHPGETDSEFVARAMLAALTAGDPERTARSYRLIQSVPSLQARMFRLMWGGDQEQFVDALLDGTERTRDAELRARVTAHAVTDTLRVAVTWWLQGNQTGTLAQACRKALSYLAETVAR; encoded by the coding sequence GTGGCAGCGGAGGGTAGCGAGACCGGCCTGCGGGCGCGCAAACGCAGGCGCACACAGGACACGATCACCGACTGCGCGCTGCGGCTGTTCGAGGAAAAGGGCTATGACGCGGTCACCGTCGAGGAGATAGCCGACGCCGCCGACGTCGCGCCACGCACCTTCTACCGCTACTTTCCGGCCAAGGAAGACGTGGTCCTCGGCAATCCCGACGGACGCGCGGCAACCCTCGCCGTCCTGTCGCACCGTCACCCCGGGGAAACGGACTCCGAATTCGTCGCCAGGGCCATGCTCGCCGCTCTCACCGCGGGCGACCCCGAACGCACCGCGCGCTCGTACCGTTTGATCCAGTCGGTGCCGTCCCTGCAGGCGCGGATGTTCCGCTTGATGTGGGGCGGTGACCAGGAGCAGTTCGTCGACGCTCTACTGGATGGAACCGAGCGCACCCGCGACGCCGAACTGCGCGCCCGGGTCACCGCCCACGCCGTCACCGATACTCTGCGGGTCGCGGTGACCTGGTGGCTACAAGGAAACCAGACCGGCACCCTGGCGCAGGCATGCCGGAAAGCCTTGTCCTACCTCGCCGAAACCGTCGCTCGATAG
- a CDS encoding CPBP family intramembrane glutamic endopeptidase yields MIEFEKPDRPVVANKRGVVAFVLIAFGVAWLWLWLAVAVFGCSAINPVVQLPFAFAPGVAAVIVRRWITREGFGDAGLRPRLRENRRWYLMAWLAPLALAAASVAVAVVTGLWWPGSDATGPDSSPSVLAQIPVLLILVVVLTPIYWGEEFGWTSYLRPRVYSDRPLKSVLVTGLVWAVWHYPLAFLGYISFSNVALGLAIWTFSMLCQETILAWLYIRSRSIWTASLAHAGNNMILSLLVGQLLATELGDTVLTALIAVPLSIVAAWILLTGRLHPAKPRPLTPARDQRQSA; encoded by the coding sequence GTGATCGAATTCGAGAAGCCAGACCGGCCGGTAGTCGCGAACAAACGTGGGGTGGTGGCGTTCGTGCTGATCGCCTTCGGGGTCGCGTGGCTGTGGCTGTGGCTCGCGGTGGCGGTGTTCGGATGCTCGGCCATCAATCCGGTGGTGCAACTGCCGTTCGCCTTCGCGCCGGGTGTGGCAGCGGTGATCGTGCGGCGGTGGATCACTCGCGAAGGCTTCGGAGATGCCGGGCTGCGACCACGCCTGCGCGAGAATCGGCGGTGGTACCTGATGGCATGGCTCGCGCCGTTGGCACTGGCCGCCGCCAGCGTCGCGGTGGCGGTGGTGACCGGTCTGTGGTGGCCGGGTTCCGATGCGACCGGACCGGATTCGAGCCCGTCCGTGCTGGCGCAGATTCCGGTCCTGCTGATCCTGGTCGTGGTACTAACGCCGATCTACTGGGGTGAGGAGTTCGGCTGGACCAGCTATCTGAGACCCCGCGTGTACTCCGATCGCCCGCTGAAGTCGGTTCTGGTCACCGGCCTGGTCTGGGCGGTCTGGCACTACCCGCTGGCGTTCCTTGGCTACATCAGCTTCAGCAATGTGGCACTGGGACTGGCGATCTGGACCTTCTCGATGCTTTGTCAGGAAACCATCCTCGCCTGGCTCTACATACGCAGCCGCAGTATCTGGACCGCGAGCCTGGCCCACGCCGGAAACAACATGATCCTCTCACTCCTGGTCGGCCAGCTACTCGCCACCGAGCTCGGCGACACCGTCCTCACCGCCCTCATCGCCGTACCGCTGAGCATCGTAGCGGCATGGATCCTCCTCACCGGTCGCCTACACCCAGCCAAACCCCGCCCACTCACCCCCGCCCGCGACCAACGACAAAGCGCCTGA
- a CDS encoding transcriptional regulator translates to MPELSDVLASLPRLKLVAFLEGCKQAEFGTAAELCDLNKSTLSKAMTVLEDAGYVAVRKGYLGRRPKTWLALTDHGRLAYREHQAALAALTRMAQQTAASTQPPPSEA, encoded by the coding sequence ATGCCTGAGCTGAGCGATGTGCTGGCCTCGCTGCCACGTTTGAAGCTGGTCGCGTTCCTGGAAGGCTGCAAGCAAGCCGAGTTCGGCACCGCCGCGGAGTTGTGCGATTTGAACAAGTCCACACTGTCGAAAGCGATGACCGTGCTCGAGGACGCCGGCTACGTCGCGGTTCGCAAAGGGTACCTGGGGCGCAGGCCGAAAACCTGGCTCGCGCTGACCGATCACGGTCGACTGGCCTATCGCGAACACCAGGCCGCCCTGGCCGCCCTCACACGTATGGCACAACAGACCGCCGCCTCGACCCAGCCACCACCTTCCGAGGCATGA
- a CDS encoding IS701 family transposase, with amino-acid sequence MMLDRLVVELDSLMARVGARFCRSEPRARAREYVSGLVAGLERKNGWTLAERAGEVCPDGMQRLLRKADWDVGGVRDDVRDYVVEHLGDRDGVLIADETGFLKKGTKSAGVQRQYSGTAGRTENCQIGVFLAYASPHGHALVDRELYLPQSWTEDRDRCRDAGIPDEVEFATKPRLVIAMLERALAARLPFAWFTADEAYGQAGYLREWLEDHAVSYVMATRRDDRFATRADRTGRADALVAELPAGAWQRLSVGAGAHGPREYDWARRPIDGRWSGGRGHWLLARRSIGKPEEIAYYVCYGLARSRLVDLAWTAGSRWHVEECFQQAKNEAGLDHYQVRSWRAWYAHITLSMLALAWLAGSKTVALKGEPIPALWA; translated from the coding sequence GTGATGTTGGATCGGCTGGTGGTCGAACTGGATTCGCTGATGGCGCGTGTCGGGGCCCGGTTTTGTAGGTCCGAGCCACGAGCCAGGGCGCGGGAGTATGTGTCGGGCCTGGTTGCGGGGTTGGAACGCAAGAACGGGTGGACGCTGGCCGAGCGAGCGGGTGAGGTGTGCCCGGACGGGATGCAGCGGCTGCTGCGTAAGGCCGACTGGGATGTGGGCGGGGTGCGTGATGATGTGCGCGATTACGTGGTCGAGCACCTCGGCGACCGTGACGGTGTGTTGATCGCCGATGAGACCGGGTTCTTGAAGAAGGGCACGAAATCGGCTGGGGTGCAACGCCAGTACTCGGGAACGGCCGGGCGGACGGAGAACTGCCAGATCGGGGTGTTCCTCGCTTATGCCTCACCGCACGGGCATGCGCTGGTGGATCGGGAGTTGTATCTGCCGCAGTCCTGGACCGAGGACCGGGATCGGTGCCGCGACGCGGGGATTCCCGACGAGGTGGAGTTCGCGACCAAGCCGCGGCTGGTGATCGCCATGCTGGAACGGGCGCTGGCCGCGCGGCTGCCGTTCGCCTGGTTCACTGCCGATGAAGCCTACGGTCAGGCCGGTTATCTGCGGGAATGGCTGGAAGATCATGCGGTGTCGTATGTGATGGCGACCCGCCGTGACGACCGTTTCGCCACGCGCGCCGACCGCACCGGTCGCGCTGATGCGCTGGTCGCGGAACTGCCCGCGGGCGCCTGGCAGCGGCTCTCGGTCGGTGCCGGAGCACACGGACCACGCGAATACGACTGGGCCAGACGGCCGATCGACGGACGCTGGAGCGGTGGGCGCGGGCACTGGCTGCTGGCGCGGCGCTCGATCGGTAAGCCGGAAGAGATCGCCTACTACGTCTGCTACGGGCTGGCCCGGTCGCGTCTGGTCGATCTGGCCTGGACCGCCGGTTCGCGCTGGCACGTCGAGGAATGCTTCCAGCAGGCCAAGAACGAGGCCGGGCTCGACCACTACCAGGTGCGTTCCTGGCGGGCGTGGTATGCCCACATCACGTTGTCGATGCTGGCGCTGGCCTGGCTGGCTGGGTCGAAAACCGTTGCGTTAAAAGGGGAACCGATCCCAGCACTGTGGGCATGA